From Frateuria aurantia DSM 6220, one genomic window encodes:
- the glyQ gene encoding glycine--tRNA ligase subunit alpha, which yields MSALTFQDIIQTLNRYWAAQGCVLLQPLDLEVGAGTFHPATFLRSLGPEPWAAAYVQPSRRPTDGRYGQNPNRLQHYYQYQVVLKPNPENILELYTESLKELGIDPLVHDLRFVEDNWESPTLGAWGLGWEVWLNGMEVTQFTYFQQAGGLECRPVTGEITYGLERLAMYLQNVDNVYDLVWTRGPHGVVTYGDVFHQNEVEQSTYNFEHADVEALLQWFDTCEATANRLIEASLPLPAYEQVMKASHTFNLLDARRAISVTERQRYILRVRTLARLVAETYVAQREKLGFPGLKKSKEQAA from the coding sequence ATGTCCGCGCTCACCTTCCAGGACATCATCCAGACCTTGAACCGCTACTGGGCGGCACAAGGCTGCGTGCTGCTGCAGCCGCTCGACCTTGAGGTCGGAGCCGGCACCTTCCATCCCGCCACCTTCCTGCGCTCGCTCGGTCCCGAGCCCTGGGCCGCCGCCTATGTGCAGCCCTCGCGCCGGCCGACGGATGGTCGCTACGGCCAGAATCCGAATCGCCTGCAGCATTATTACCAGTACCAGGTGGTGCTCAAGCCCAATCCCGAGAACATTCTGGAGCTGTACACCGAATCGCTGAAGGAACTGGGCATCGATCCGCTGGTGCATGACCTGCGCTTTGTCGAGGACAACTGGGAGTCGCCGACCCTGGGTGCCTGGGGTCTGGGCTGGGAAGTCTGGCTCAACGGCATGGAAGTGACCCAGTTCACCTATTTCCAGCAGGCCGGCGGCCTGGAATGCCGCCCGGTCACCGGCGAGATCACCTATGGTCTGGAACGTCTGGCGATGTATCTGCAGAACGTCGACAACGTCTACGATCTGGTGTGGACCCGCGGCCCGCATGGCGTGGTGACCTACGGCGACGTGTTCCACCAGAACGAAGTCGAACAGAGCACCTACAACTTCGAGCATGCCGACGTCGAAGCCCTGCTGCAGTGGTTCGATACCTGCGAGGCCACCGCCAACCGCCTGATCGAAGCCAGCCTGCCGCTGCCGGCCTACGAACAGGTGATGAAGGCCAGCCATACCTTCAACCTGCTCGATGCCCGCCGCGCGATCAGCGTCACCGAGCGTCAGCGCTATATCCTGCGGGTCCGCACCCTGGCCCGCCTGGTCGCCGAAACCTATGTCGCCCAGCGCGAAAAGCTGGGTTTCCCCGGCCTGAAGAAGTCCAAGGAGCAGGCCGCATGA